In the genome of Methanobrevibacter sp., one region contains:
- a CDS encoding 7-carboxy-7-deazaguanine synthase QueE: MKAPIIEIFSSFQGEGLLIGERQIFVRFAGCNLNCNYCDTNDSKSRDSGKLMTSKEVTEEINNILTPDCRTISFTGGEPSLYPDFISEVSKNFDLKIMLETNGTLPDNIDLIDKLDVVSLDIKLPEHFDDDFDEEIFLNEIKSLNLLMAKCINVYCKVVILPSTKIKSFKEVVEKLSQNISNKSDLKIIIQPSSPLTEWKDINFRLFTFSEIVGQYFEVSTIPQIHKILDIE; encoded by the coding sequence ATGAAAGCTCCGATTATAGAAATATTTTCATCTTTTCAGGGCGAAGGTCTTCTGATAGGTGAAAGACAGATATTTGTTAGATTTGCAGGTTGCAATCTAAATTGCAATTATTGTGACACCAATGATAGTAAATCACGGGATTCAGGAAAATTGATGACTTCCAAGGAGGTCACAGAGGAAATTAATAATATTTTAACTCCTGATTGTAGGACTATTTCATTTACTGGAGGTGAACCTAGCTTATATCCTGACTTTATTTCTGAGGTTAGTAAAAACTTCGATTTAAAGATTATGCTAGAAACTAATGGGACTTTGCCAGACAATATTGATTTAATCGATAAATTAGATGTTGTTTCATTGGATATTAAATTACCTGAGCATTTTGATGATGATTTTGATGAAGAAATATTTTTAAATGAGATTAAATCACTAAATTTATTAATGGCGAAGTGCATAAATGTATATTGTAAAGTAGTTATATTGCCTTCAACAAAAATAAAGTCATTTAAAGAGGTAGTTGAAAAATTATCACAGAATATTTCAAACAAAAGCGACCTTAAAATTATTATCCAACCCTCTAGTCCTTTAACTGAATGGAAGGACATTAATTTTAGATTATTTACCTTTTCTGAAATTGTTGGGCAATATTTTGAAGTTTCCACCATTCCTCAAATCCATAAAATTTTGGATATTGAGTAA
- the cas4 gene encoding CRISPR-associated protein Cas4, with the protein MMNVSSIKTHMYCPMKLYIQTHVDTKENKDYQLAIEIKKLKIDIQDLIQKNMRKIKKDMDLNQIEQILSQTINPYIKNTSDAIRSMDLNLELSQINQIIDDTYFNIKIKALKIKQAMTILDKNAFEIIDMFFPNTMYSYLLKDTQLELIGMCDKIEIIDGKYYPVSIKSSNPPIKGVWDQDAIELVAHAILLEEEFETEVFVGFIDYEKIGDRRPVVMDVNLRKGLFDIMREVKEITENKKLPNVKKNIKKCELCEYKDICLNE; encoded by the coding sequence ATGATGAATGTTTCTTCGATTAAAACACATATGTACTGTCCAATGAAGCTATACATTCAAACTCATGTGGACACTAAAGAAAACAAGGATTACCAATTGGCAATTGAAATTAAAAAGCTTAAAATAGACATTCAGGATTTAATTCAAAAAAACATGCGCAAGATTAAAAAGGATATGGATTTAAACCAGATAGAGCAGATTCTATCACAAACCATCAACCCATATATCAAGAACACCTCCGATGCAATCAGGTCAATGGATTTAAACTTGGAGTTATCCCAAATAAATCAGATAATTGATGACACATATTTCAACATAAAAATTAAAGCGCTGAAAATCAAACAGGCTATGACAATACTTGACAAGAATGCATTTGAAATAATAGACATGTTTTTCCCAAACACAATGTATTCCTACCTTTTAAAAGACACCCAGCTTGAACTGATTGGCATGTGTGATAAAATAGAAATAATAGATGGAAAATACTATCCTGTTTCCATTAAAAGCTCAAATCCTCCAATTAAAGGCGTTTGGGATCAGGATGCCATAGAGCTGGTGGCTCATGCAATCCTTCTTGAAGAGGAATTTGAAACAGAGGTGTTTGTGGGTTTCATTGATTATGAAAAAATAGGTGACAGACGACCTGTCGTTATGGACGTTAATCTAAGAAAAGGACTATTTGATATAATGAGAGAGGTAAAAGAGATTACCGAGAATAAAAAGCTACCTAACGTTAAAAAAAACATTAAAAAATGTGAACTTTGCGAATACAAAGACATCTGTTTAAACGAGTAA
- a CDS encoding sodium-dependent transporter, whose protein sequence is MTGTKKQQWNSNFAFMMAMIGSAVGLGNIWRFPYILYSNGGGSFMIPYIVSLFLLGISFVLVEYAVGYKFKRSLARILFSISKKLEPVAWFILLIVFLITTYYVCVVGWDLIYLILSFTKAWGTNPDLFFANNVLQATDSISGIFNIVPIVIGATFAIWFMAWFILKRDLNDGIGRVTKTLIPLLALIVVGIVLFSLTLPGASAGYSQIFTPDWSALANTDVWLAAFGQIVFSLSLGMAIAMTYASYLPEETKLVDNALIVAFSNSGIEVFNSIGIFSILGFMTVTSGIPFNELVTEGTGLAFVVFPQVFNTMGSAAYIIGPLFFLCILFAGITSIIALLEGVCYSISEKFLIERKKTATAVCLVGFLISIIFTTGIGSTILGVFDAYLNNFALLFAVLLECIIFGWIYKFDDLIETLNKNTTIKVGKLWKTVIKYILPVCIVFLWIQGVWTTVKSADSLSATIMIILTVVLIVVPIIFAKLPAINKDYYNV, encoded by the coding sequence ATGACTGGAACAAAAAAACAACAATGGAATAGTAATTTTGCATTTATGATGGCGATGATTGGTTCTGCTGTTGGACTCGGAAACATTTGGCGTTTCCCATATATCCTATACTCCAATGGTGGAGGATCATTCATGATTCCTTATATCGTTTCACTATTTCTTTTAGGAATTTCCTTCGTTTTAGTTGAATATGCTGTCGGTTATAAGTTCAAACGATCCCTTGCAAGAATATTATTTTCAATCAGTAAAAAACTAGAGCCCGTTGCATGGTTTATACTTTTAATAGTTTTCCTAATCACAACGTATTACGTTTGCGTTGTTGGATGGGACTTGATTTACCTGATTTTAAGTTTCACTAAAGCTTGGGGAACAAATCCGGATTTGTTCTTTGCAAATAACGTTTTGCAAGCAACAGATTCCATTTCTGGAATATTTAATATTGTTCCAATTGTTATTGGAGCAACATTTGCAATTTGGTTTATGGCATGGTTCATCCTTAAAAGAGATTTGAATGATGGGATTGGCCGTGTGACAAAAACTTTAATACCATTACTCGCTTTGATAGTGGTAGGCATCGTCCTATTTTCATTAACATTACCTGGCGCATCTGCCGGATACTCACAGATTTTTACACCGGACTGGAGTGCCCTTGCAAACACTGACGTTTGGTTAGCTGCTTTCGGACAAATTGTGTTCTCACTCAGTTTGGGAATGGCAATAGCTATGACTTATGCAAGTTACCTTCCAGAAGAAACCAAACTAGTGGATAATGCCCTAATTGTTGCATTTTCAAATTCCGGTATTGAGGTGTTTAATTCAATTGGAATATTCTCCATTTTAGGATTTATGACAGTGACTAGCGGAATTCCATTTAATGAACTCGTAACTGAAGGGACAGGACTAGCATTCGTAGTTTTCCCACAGGTATTCAATACAATGGGAAGTGCCGCCTACATTATCGGACCATTATTCTTTTTATGCATTCTGTTTGCAGGAATCACATCCATCATTGCACTTCTGGAAGGAGTTTGCTACTCAATTTCGGAAAAATTCCTTATTGAACGTAAAAAGACTGCAACTGCAGTATGCCTCGTTGGATTCTTAATATCAATAATATTCACAACCGGCATTGGAAGCACAATATTGGGAGTGTTTGATGCTTACCTGAATAATTTCGCACTATTGTTTGCTGTACTTCTCGAATGCATAATCTTTGGTTGGATTTACAAATTCGATGATTTAATTGAAACATTAAATAAGAATACAACAATTAAAGTGGGAAAACTCTGGAAAACAGTTATCAAATACATATTGCCAGTCTGTATAGTCTTCCTTTGGATTCAGGGAGTATGGACAACAGTAAAATCTGCCGATAGTTTAAGTGCCACAATCATGATAATATTGACTGTCGTGCTAATAGTCGTTCCAATTATTTTTGCAAAATTGCCTGCAATAAACAAGGATTACTATAATGTGTAA
- a CDS encoding DUF4013 domain-containing protein, which produces MNTIEIIKKAVSLPFRAYKGFILVTFLFFVSEVINETNNLGTINELTPIKLVIGGIISIIVLGISIAIVYHYIFDSFDVREVSIKYTTKVGFRDTLTELYYYLLTFLSTGIICYALGIYRNIDSILNNFEYIDTKLHTLTLPKLINLLSPDTYQHLAFSVMVTLAVFMIMFAIFFSYCSLAKIRLKETESLKESMNFIKLTKIIRKNGIKKYLNFVILTLIVFSVALMLMKTLESYFIVGSLISALAEAFGLFFILDSFSLFYFT; this is translated from the coding sequence ATGAATACAATTGAAATTATTAAAAAGGCCGTTTCCCTACCATTTAGAGCCTACAAAGGGTTTATATTGGTTACATTTCTCTTTTTCGTGTCCGAAGTCATTAATGAAACCAATAACCTAGGAACCATTAATGAATTGACCCCAATAAAATTAGTTATTGGAGGAATAATAAGCATAATTGTTCTTGGAATCAGCATAGCAATTGTTTATCACTATATTTTCGATTCGTTTGATGTGCGAGAAGTATCTATCAAATACACCACCAAAGTAGGATTTAGAGATACATTAACAGAATTATATTATTATCTTTTGACATTTCTCTCTACAGGCATCATATGTTACGCATTAGGCATTTACCGCAACATCGATTCAATTTTAAACAATTTCGAGTATATAGACACGAAATTACATACATTGACTTTGCCGAAACTGATTAATTTATTATCCCCTGATACATATCAACACCTTGCATTCTCAGTTATGGTCACATTGGCAGTATTCATGATTATGTTTGCAATATTTTTCTCATATTGTTCACTTGCCAAAATCCGACTAAAAGAAACAGAATCCTTAAAAGAGTCAATGAATTTCATAAAGCTCACAAAAATTATTAGAAAGAACGGTATTAAAAAATATTTAAATTTCGTTATTTTAACTTTAATAGTATTTTCAGTGGCACTGATGTTAATGAAAACATTAGAATCTTATTTTATTGTAGGAAGTTTAATATCTGCACTTGCAGAAGCATTTGGCCTGTTTTTCATATTAGATTCATTTAGCCTATTCTATTTCACTTAG
- a CDS encoding 6-pyruvoyl tetrahydropterin synthase family protein: MKILVNGIQSNLRFSSAHVIPGHESCGFIHGHSYFVDVEIEGEREGEFEFVVDFKDVKGYTKAICDELDHRLLIPVYNNLIDFKDFDKDKDSIFDLKKEGSVYFRIDGKGYSIPSEDCVFLPLPYTSAEELSKFFAETLAKKLSETYDNLSYVAVCVNEGIGQGAEYRKDL, translated from the coding sequence ATGAAAATTTTAGTAAATGGTATTCAATCTAATTTAAGATTCTCTTCTGCTCATGTTATTCCTGGACATGAATCATGCGGATTTATTCATGGACATTCCTACTTTGTGGATGTTGAAATTGAAGGCGAAAGGGAAGGTGAATTCGAATTTGTAGTCGATTTTAAAGATGTTAAGGGATATACTAAGGCAATTTGCGATGAGTTGGATCACAGGCTATTGATTCCGGTCTATAATAATTTGATTGACTTTAAAGATTTTGACAAAGATAAAGATTCCATATTTGATTTAAAAAAAGAAGGTTCTGTTTATTTCAGAATCGATGGAAAGGGATATTCCATTCCCTCTGAAGATTGCGTATTTTTACCTCTTCCTTACACTTCTGCTGAAGAATTGTCTAAGTTTTTTGCAGAGACTCTAGCCAAAAAACTCTCAGAGACTTATGATAACTTAAGTTATGTTGCAGTTTGTGTTAATGAGGGAATAGGTCAAGGAGCCGAATATAGGAAAGATTTATGA
- a CDS encoding energy-converting hydrogenase B subunit P produces MKFVMRPYHMVSLGGYIVEWDFPYRNLIVVNKTSEPIKIEIPVFHEEWIEEHRNLGLEVIPVTKDDNYLSMWKRAHAELDKVRPQNE; encoded by the coding sequence TTGAAATTTGTTATGAGGCCGTATCATATGGTAAGTCTTGGAGGATACATTGTTGAATGGGATTTTCCTTACAGAAATCTCATAGTTGTAAATAAAACCTCTGAACCAATTAAAATTGAAATACCTGTATTTCATGAAGAATGGATTGAGGAACACAGGAATTTAGGTCTTGAAGTCATTCCTGTAACTAAAGATGATAATTATTTAAGCATGTGGAAAAGGGCACATGCAGAACTAGATAAAGTAAGGCCGCAAAATGAGTGA
- a CDS encoding DUF5612 domain-containing protein → MSDYTLTIKSDEKKGVLDDITDVITSHGANISYVHLFVEKNNMGSINLELEHVENIDDLIADLKNIEEIKSVELHGSQLDIYGKRIIIVGGGAQVSQVALGAITEADRHNIRGERISIDTIPLVGESDLAEAVEAISRLPRVSALVLAGSLMGGEITEAVKKVKEQSNLIVICLNMPGSVTEHADLIITDPIQAGVIAVMSIADTAVFDINRLGDNIKF, encoded by the coding sequence ATGAGTGATTATACATTAACTATAAAGTCAGATGAAAAGAAAGGCGTATTGGATGATATCACTGATGTTATCACATCCCACGGAGCTAATATCAGTTATGTCCATCTTTTCGTAGAGAAAAATAACATGGGTTCAATCAATCTGGAACTTGAACATGTTGAGAATATCGATGATTTGATTGCAGATTTGAAAAATATCGAAGAAATCAAATCGGTTGAACTTCATGGCTCTCAGTTGGACATTTATGGTAAACGTATAATTATTGTCGGTGGAGGAGCACAGGTATCTCAAGTTGCCTTGGGTGCAATAACCGAAGCGGACAGGCATAATATACGTGGCGAACGTATTAGTATAGATACAATTCCGCTTGTTGGTGAAAGTGACTTGGCTGAAGCTGTTGAAGCTATTTCAAGGCTTCCACGTGTAAGCGCATTGGTTTTAGCAGGATCACTGATGGGTGGAGAAATCACAGAAGCCGTTAAGAAAGTCAAAGAGCAAAGCAATTTAATTGTAATTTGTCTTAATATGCCTGGAAGCGTAACGGAACATGCTGATTTGATTATTACAGACCCAATTCAGGCTGGCGTTATAGCCGTAATGTCAATAGCAGATACTGCTGTTTTTGATATCAACCGACTTGGAGACAATATAAAATTTTAA
- a CDS encoding CBS domain-containing protein: MKDKTSINRKSNTGAVERETKVHDKEGDIMAIATRDVVSIPPSKSIKDTAKVMMEHEFRRLPIADPGSGKLLGIVTVMDILDFFGGGKKFNIIEKKYEDNFLAAINEPIKEIMTRDLITLSNKASIGETIQTMLDHQLGAIPLVDGDGKLAGIVTERDIALSLAGMAGKETVQDYMSTKVFNTTPGTPVGDACKIMVRNGLRRIPVIGGEADISKAAKKLLGILTSTDVIRFLNAKELFDHLNSNLATDVLKTTISDIMVKEPITVGPTMTIGELCEIFADKNIGGVPVVKNDDVIGIITERDILNAVKRV; the protein is encoded by the coding sequence ATGAAAGATAAGACATCCATTAACAGAAAATCAAATACAGGCGCAGTTGAACGCGAAACTAAAGTTCATGATAAGGAAGGGGACATCATGGCAATTGCTACCAGAGATGTAGTTTCTATTCCTCCTTCAAAAAGTATCAAAGACACTGCTAAAGTAATGATGGAACACGAATTTAGAAGATTGCCAATCGCTGATCCTGGTTCTGGTAAATTATTAGGTATCGTAACAGTAATGGATATATTAGATTTCTTTGGTGGAGGAAAAAAATTCAACATTATTGAGAAAAAATACGAAGATAATTTCTTAGCAGCTATTAACGAACCTATTAAAGAAATTATGACTCGTGATTTGATTACTTTGTCTAATAAGGCATCTATTGGCGAGACTATTCAAACCATGTTGGACCATCAATTGGGTGCTATACCTCTTGTTGATGGTGATGGAAAACTTGCAGGTATTGTAACTGAAAGGGATATTGCCCTATCACTTGCAGGAATGGCTGGCAAAGAAACTGTACAAGATTATATGAGTACTAAAGTGTTCAATACTACTCCAGGAACACCAGTTGGGGATGCATGTAAAATCATGGTAAGAAATGGTTTAAGAAGAATTCCTGTCATTGGTGGAGAAGCAGACATTTCTAAAGCGGCTAAAAAATTATTGGGTATCTTAACTTCTACTGATGTTATAAGATTCTTAAATGCAAAAGAATTATTTGATCATTTAAATTCTAATTTAGCAACTGATGTTTTAAAGACAACAATTTCAGATATCATGGTTAAAGAACCTATAACTGTTGGACCTACCATGACCATTGGGGAATTATGTGAAATTTTCGCTGATAAGAATATTGGTGGAGTGCCAGTTGTTAAAAATGATGATGTAATTGGAATTATTACTGAAAGAGACATATTAAACGCAGTTAAAAGAGTTTAA
- a CDS encoding DUF366 family protein yields MTITHKHIDEIFEYDGSQIDPSWAFQEFGIYGSSIITWIGPVNISPDNLKDFADVGLEIKSDYMVNFICEFFDQQPPNMRIAYLRQRLLVMIFREILTEYGVQTKRDGDDIFVDGRKLSISIASVSLSSAKIHFALNLEDKGTPNDVETIGLCDIKVNDKPVFDDNNLLELINETVKRFIDELETIENDISKTKVLG; encoded by the coding sequence ATGACAATCACTCATAAACATATTGATGAAATTTTTGAATATGACGGAAGTCAAATTGATCCTTCATGGGCATTTCAAGAGTTTGGAATTTACGGATCATCAATCATAACCTGGATTGGTCCGGTCAATATCTCTCCTGATAATTTAAAGGACTTTGCAGATGTGGGGCTTGAAATCAAATCAGATTACATGGTTAACTTTATTTGTGAATTTTTTGACCAGCAGCCTCCAAATATGAGGATTGCTTATTTAAGACAAAGACTTTTAGTAATGATTTTTAGAGAAATTCTGACAGAATATGGGGTTCAAACTAAGAGGGATGGAGATGACATCTTTGTTGATGGCAGAAAATTATCCATTTCAATAGCCAGTGTTTCTTTAAGCTCTGCAAAGATTCATTTTGCACTTAACCTTGAAGATAAGGGAACTCCAAATGATGTTGAAACTATTGGATTATGTGATATTAAAGTCAATGATAAACCAGTATTTGATGATAATAATTTATTGGAGTTAATTAATGAAACTGTAAAAAGATTCATAGATGAATTGGAAACAATTGAAAATGATATAAGCAAAACCAAGGTGTTAGGATGA
- a CDS encoding CBS domain-containing protein yields MQIKNLMSEDLITVDKDQNLSDALKLLRKHNVSRLPVTNNKELVGIISERDIADKLGSSKYESMPASRLHISSVMVKDVFTVPQTMQLEEVARLMLENGIGSVPVMDDDKMVGIVSKADFVTLATGIAFDKIAVKEIMSKGSITVSSTERLVHARRVMLESHVGRLPVVDEEKLVGMITSKDLMRAFIDFRKKVPEKYQKSQIKEVLVEDIMSTNPTFVSKEMSITEVSEIIMETGFNGLPVVEDGDVIGIITQTDILKLIEKLES; encoded by the coding sequence ATGCAAATTAAGAATTTGATGTCTGAGGATTTAATCACTGTAGACAAAGATCAAAATCTTTCTGATGCTTTAAAATTATTGCGTAAACATAATGTTTCACGTTTACCTGTAACTAATAATAAAGAATTAGTTGGTATTATTTCAGAGAGGGATATAGCTGATAAGCTTGGTTCTTCAAAATATGAAAGCATGCCAGCATCAAGACTTCATATTTCATCTGTAATGGTTAAAGATGTATTTACAGTACCTCAAACAATGCAATTGGAAGAGGTAGCAAGATTAATGTTAGAAAATGGCATTGGGTCAGTTCCTGTCATGGATGATGATAAAATGGTGGGTATTGTTTCAAAAGCAGATTTTGTTACTCTTGCAACAGGAATTGCATTCGATAAAATTGCTGTAAAAGAAATAATGTCTAAAGGCTCGATTACAGTTTCTTCAACAGAAAGGTTAGTTCATGCAAGAAGAGTGATGCTTGAATCTCATGTTGGAAGATTGCCTGTTGTTGATGAAGAAAAACTTGTTGGAATGATTACATCTAAAGATTTGATGAGAGCCTTCATCGATTTTAGAAAAAAAGTTCCGGAAAAGTATCAAAAATCTCAAATTAAAGAGGTTTTAGTCGAAGACATAATGTCTACTAATCCAACGTTCGTGTCAAAAGAAATGTCTATTACTGAAGTGTCTGAAATAATAATGGAAACAGGATTCAATGGATTGCCTGTTGTTGAAGATGGCGATGTAATAGGTATTATTACACAAACAGATATTTTAAAACTAATTGAAAAATTAGAATCTTAA
- a CDS encoding TIGR00266 family protein: MEYEITGGSFPTVVCKLQKGETMKDESGAMAFMTSDIKMETNTGGGLLKGLGRALSGDTIFLNFFTAESDNQKIAFSACYPGKIIPIRLNGNNTIIGEKNAFLAAEESVDIDIYFKKSLGVGLFSGEGFILQKFTGTGMLFLEIDGEVIEHDLQPGEHLLVNQGHVAAMEESVTFDVERVKGAKNMIFGGEGLFFTKLTGPGKVWIQTMPVSKLAEAIIPYIPTSKD, from the coding sequence ATGGAATATGAGATAACTGGAGGTTCATTCCCTACTGTAGTATGCAAATTACAAAAAGGAGAAACCATGAAGGATGAAAGTGGTGCAATGGCATTCATGACATCCGACATTAAAATGGAAACCAATACTGGTGGAGGACTTTTAAAAGGACTTGGAAGAGCATTATCCGGAGATACAATATTTTTAAATTTCTTTACCGCAGAATCAGACAATCAAAAAATAGCATTCTCAGCCTGCTATCCTGGAAAGATTATTCCTATCAGATTAAACGGAAACAATACAATAATTGGTGAGAAAAATGCATTTTTAGCTGCTGAAGAGAGTGTTGACATTGACATATACTTCAAAAAGAGCCTTGGAGTAGGATTGTTCAGTGGTGAAGGATTCATTCTTCAAAAATTTACCGGAACAGGAATGCTATTTTTAGAAATTGACGGAGAAGTAATTGAACACGACTTACAACCGGGAGAACACTTGCTTGTAAATCAAGGACACGTTGCCGCAATGGAAGAAAGCGTCACTTTTGATGTCGAAAGAGTCAAAGGAGCCAAAAACATGATATTCGGTGGAGAAGGCCTATTTTTCACCAAATTAACCGGACCTGGAAAAGTGTGGATACAAACCATGCCGGTCAGCAAATTGGCTGAAGCAATAATTCCTTACATACCAACCAGCAAAGATTAA
- a CDS encoding DNA polymerase subunit beta, translated as MKQVRTRDFIYTSDDLYFASTNYIHPENRVISFLRYVPDPEGDREKGGKRYRKVGSEEAYTYLRENHPDYLYFSDVTNVEMMGVPLDKVERVIKPEDRLHGLKKTFESGGEVKNPELIAKLMDVADFFHFMAGIPYDHLGISGSILPGLQKRDVSDLDFVVYGLDNHRKAIAAFKEHRGKEVYIEEVDKHITVEGITNDYWDFVYDKRMFDESLTKEEFRWYENRKANRGTINGTLFDILATKDYDEIEGTWGDTVYEPQGIAQIECDIVSALGAFDNPSLYTIENVKVIDGVDFPLTEVVSFTHTYAGEVVDGEHVIAKGKVEKVIVNGKDSHYRLVVGTTREAIDEYLKLKESPA; from the coding sequence ATGAAACAAGTAAGAACAAGAGATTTTATTTATACAAGCGATGATTTATACTTCGCATCTACAAATTACATTCACCCGGAAAATAGGGTGATTTCATTTTTAAGGTATGTGCCTGACCCTGAAGGCGACCGTGAAAAAGGTGGCAAACGCTACAGAAAGGTAGGGTCTGAAGAAGCCTATACCTATTTAAGAGAAAATCATCCTGATTATTTATATTTCAGTGATGTGACCAATGTTGAAATGATGGGCGTTCCTTTAGATAAAGTTGAAAGAGTCATTAAACCAGAAGACAGACTTCATGGCCTTAAAAAGACCTTTGAAAGTGGAGGCGAAGTCAAAAATCCAGAATTGATAGCCAAACTAATGGATGTTGCTGACTTTTTCCACTTTATGGCAGGTATCCCCTATGACCATCTGGGAATTTCCGGCTCAATCTTGCCGGGCCTTCAAAAAAGGGATGTCAGTGATTTGGACTTCGTTGTTTATGGCCTTGACAACCACAGAAAGGCAATCGCCGCCTTTAAAGAGCATCGCGGAAAAGAAGTCTACATTGAAGAGGTGGACAAACACATTACCGTTGAAGGAATCACTAATGATTATTGGGATTTCGTATACGATAAAAGAATGTTCGATGAAAGCTTGACAAAAGAAGAATTCAGATGGTATGAAAACAGGAAAGCAAATAGGGGAACAATAAATGGAACTTTATTTGATATTTTAGCCACCAAAGATTATGATGAAATAGAAGGAACTTGGGGAGATACAGTTTATGAACCTCAAGGAATAGCTCAAATTGAATGTGACATTGTCAGTGCCCTTGGAGCATTCGATAACCCTTCACTTTATACAATTGAGAATGTTAAAGTCATTGATGGTGTTGATTTCCCATTAACTGAAGTTGTATCATTTACACACACCTACGCTGGAGAGGTCGTTGACGGTGAGCATGTAATAGCTAAAGGAAAAGTGGAAAAAGTCATTGTCAATGGTAAAGATTCACATTACCGTCTGGTTGTTGGAACTACCCGTGAAGCGATTGATGAATACTTAAAACTTAAAGAGAGTCCCGCTTAA
- a CDS encoding respiratory chain complex I subunit 1 family protein produces MFGNAIIDTVFAVVVTVLVCFVISTLLPGIERKYIHARIQQRIGPLVISPGIMAPIKFMFKENVEVSSPVSGLYKSLPIICFIVVLCILVALTPQAYKIPALASLVAIVGFLKVEEICYVLMGALSKSIMSVRMPFPDQIKGAAHKKANRSFVEDISAKRSLRMITYGSFPLYLALFAPVTAARSIFLADIVAYQQAHGPFLFTVAGGIAAIVFFIGYMIILNEYPFSIIKAKCDVIEGPYMEYAAKYRAVVYLTRGFFMFVLGAIFSVLFIGIPPNIMSWGILVNIAVALIFVFMMGIFSAFSPVFTNRQLLPTILGATLLGILAVIIGLL; encoded by the coding sequence ATGTTTGGAAATGCAATTATCGATACAGTTTTCGCAGTAGTCGTTACAGTACTTGTTTGTTTTGTGATTTCAACATTGCTCCCTGGAATTGAAAGGAAATATATTCATGCAAGAATTCAACAAAGGATTGGACCTCTTGTGATTTCTCCAGGAATAATGGCTCCTATTAAGTTCATGTTTAAGGAAAATGTTGAGGTTTCATCTCCTGTTTCAGGGTTATATAAGTCATTGCCTATAATTTGCTTTATAGTTGTTTTATGCATCCTTGTCGCATTAACTCCTCAAGCTTACAAGATACCTGCACTGGCAAGTTTAGTGGCTATTGTTGGATTTTTGAAAGTTGAGGAAATCTGTTACGTGCTGATGGGGGCATTATCAAAATCCATAATGTCTGTTAGAATGCCGTTTCCGGACCAGATTAAAGGTGCAGCTCATAAAAAGGCAAACAGGTCATTTGTTGAAGACATAAGTGCAAAAAGGTCTTTAAGGATGATTACTTATGGGTCTTTCCCATTGTATTTGGCATTGTTTGCACCGGTAACCGCCGCTAGAAGCATATTTTTGGCAGACATTGTCGCATATCAGCAAGCTCACGGACCGTTCTTGTTCACTGTAGCTGGTGGAATTGCAGCTATCGTATTTTTCATTGGTTACATGATAATATTAAATGAATATCCATTTTCAATAATTAAGGCTAAATGTGATGTTATTGAAGGGCCATATATGGAATATGCCGCTAAATATCGTGCTGTCGTATATTTAACAAGAGGATTTTTCATGTTTGTGCTTGGAGCAATATTTTCAGTATTGTTCATTGGAATACCTCCAAACATCATGTCATGGGGTATTTTAGTCAATATTGCAGTTGCTTTGATATTTGTGTTCATGATGGGAATTTTTTCAGCATTCAGCCCGGTATTTACAAATAGGCAGTTATTGCCAACCATTCTTGGCGCAACACTGCTTGGAATATTGGCGGTTATAATTGGATTGTTATGA